Proteins from a single region of Segatella copri:
- a CDS encoding DMT family transporter, which produces MEKKETNTLSIFQRPVWVSLFALTAAISWGWAYPLIKMGMEEYQITADMTGSKMLFAGIRFFISGIIILAIARSSHREFGFKKKAVQENVWFLLLYALLNTTLHYAFFYFGLSHNAGARSAILNSMSVFTVVIFACIFFKSDRMTWRKALGCIIGFLGILALNLGGKESGSFTFLGDGMIILNALCGASASLLTRGLSKRVDVFVGTGYSLSIGGALLVIPALLMGGYLPVISLWGITILLLLIAISTISFALYNKLLSCNPVGKVAIYNSLIPVVGAITSCLCLGETFYWKYLIAGALATAGIYIINKGKK; this is translated from the coding sequence ATGGAAAAGAAAGAAACAAATACACTCAGTATATTTCAGCGCCCGGTATGGGTAAGCCTGTTCGCCCTTACGGCTGCTATCTCGTGGGGATGGGCTTACCCATTGATAAAAATGGGAATGGAGGAATATCAGATTACAGCAGACATGACCGGAAGCAAGATGCTTTTTGCCGGCATCCGCTTCTTCATCTCCGGCATCATCATCCTTGCCATCGCCAGAAGCTCACACCGTGAATTCGGATTCAAGAAGAAAGCTGTTCAAGAGAATGTCTGGTTTCTTCTCCTCTATGCACTCCTCAACACTACCCTTCATTATGCCTTCTTCTATTTCGGACTCTCGCATAATGCAGGAGCACGTTCAGCGATACTCAATTCTATGAGCGTCTTCACGGTGGTTATCTTTGCCTGCATCTTCTTCAAGAGCGACAGGATGACGTGGCGAAAGGCATTGGGCTGCATCATCGGCTTCCTGGGCATCCTTGCCTTGAACCTTGGCGGAAAGGAAAGCGGAAGTTTCACATTCCTGGGCGATGGTATGATTATCCTCAATGCCCTGTGTGGAGCCAGTGCTTCCCTGCTGACCCGAGGATTGAGCAAGAGGGTGGATGTTTTCGTAGGAACCGGTTATTCGCTAAGCATCGGTGGAGCCTTGCTGGTGATTCCTGCATTGTTAATGGGTGGCTATCTGCCAGTCATCAGCCTCTGGGGCATCACGATTCTGCTGCTGCTCATTGCCATCTCAACCATCAGTTTCGCTCTCTACAACAAATTATTGAGCTGCAATCCCGTAGGAAAGGTAGCGATATACAATTCGCTCATCCCCGTAGTAGGAGCCATCACCTCCTGCCTCTGTCTGGGCGAAACCTTCTACTGGAAGTATCTGATAGCAGGCGCATTGGCTACTGCCGGAATTTATATCATCAATAAAGGGAAGAAATAA
- a CDS encoding ATP-binding protein — protein sequence MAKESIYPVGVQTFSDIIEEGMVYVDKTALIYNMAKKYKYVFLSRPRRFGKSLLSSTLRSYFEGREELFKGLAIETLEKEWIEYPVLHFDLSTFKNCDLSLFPEKFDMQLRRFEKQFGIEDMRKSAGNRLTQLIEQAESMTGRKVVIIIDEYDAPLLDVLHDETKLEAVRTIMQEFYAPIKANSSHIHFAFITGITKFSQLSIFSTINNLTNISMDPEFSTICGITKDELDTVLKEDIALLASKNHVSFERMRELLRENYDGYHFSREGEDIFNPYSLMRSFAAGFIDNYWYASGTSTYLIHQMQHFHTDVTTLDDMFAFSSSFDRPTEKMSDALPLLYQSGYLTIKKYDPLSNGYYLGIPNKEVRAGLMENLLPIYSGKSDSQSLGFAALFYRDLLTGNIDQAMEQMKAYFASIPYPEGGKSVLENMQKSEYYYETILYIVLSMMNVATYTQVKSCRGRADAVMFAPSAIFVFEIKINKPAQEALAQINEKGYMIPYSADERKIYKIGISFSTQTRTVEDWEFEEVK from the coding sequence ATGGCAAAGGAAAGTATCTATCCCGTTGGGGTGCAAACCTTCAGCGACATCATAGAGGAAGGTATGGTCTATGTAGATAAAACCGCCCTCATTTACAATATGGCAAAGAAATACAAATATGTGTTTCTTAGCCGTCCACGCCGTTTTGGTAAGTCCCTGCTAAGCAGTACGCTGCGCTCTTACTTTGAAGGAAGGGAAGAGCTTTTCAAAGGACTCGCCATCGAAACTTTGGAGAAAGAATGGATAGAATATCCTGTACTCCATTTCGATCTGTCAACCTTCAAGAACTGCGATTTATCTCTCTTTCCTGAAAAATTCGACATGCAATTACGCAGGTTCGAAAAGCAATTCGGAATAGAAGATATGAGGAAAAGTGCCGGCAACAGATTAACCCAGCTCATAGAACAGGCAGAATCGATGACCGGCAGAAAAGTCGTTATCATTATTGACGAATACGATGCTCCTTTACTTGATGTATTGCATGATGAGACCAAACTGGAAGCTGTAAGAACTATCATGCAGGAGTTTTATGCGCCTATTAAAGCCAACAGTTCGCATATTCATTTTGCCTTTATCACGGGAATCACAAAATTCTCTCAACTCAGCATCTTCAGCACCATCAATAATCTTACCAACATCAGTATGGATCCGGAGTTTTCTACCATCTGCGGCATCACCAAGGATGAACTGGACACCGTTCTGAAAGAAGATATTGCTTTGCTGGCTAGCAAAAATCATGTATCATTCGAAAGAATGAGAGAATTGCTAAGAGAAAACTATGATGGTTACCACTTCAGCAGGGAAGGTGAAGATATCTTCAATCCGTACAGCCTCATGAGAAGTTTTGCGGCAGGATTCATCGACAACTACTGGTATGCTTCGGGTACATCAACCTACCTGATTCATCAGATGCAACATTTCCATACAGATGTCACAACACTTGACGATATGTTTGCCTTTTCCTCATCCTTCGACCGTCCTACGGAAAAGATGAGCGATGCCTTGCCTTTGCTCTACCAAAGCGGCTATCTTACCATCAAAAAGTATGACCCGCTGAGCAATGGATATTATCTAGGCATTCCAAACAAAGAGGTAAGGGCAGGATTAATGGAGAATCTCCTTCCCATCTATTCCGGCAAGAGCGATAGCCAGTCCTTAGGTTTTGCAGCACTCTTCTATCGTGACCTGCTAACGGGTAACATAGACCAAGCCATGGAGCAGATGAAGGCTTACTTTGCTTCTATTCCATACCCAGAGGGAGGAAAGAGCGTATTGGAGAATATGCAAAAGAGCGAATATTATTATGAGACTATTCTCTACATCGTTCTTTCAATGATGAATGTGGCAACCTATACACAAGTAAAAAGTTGCAGGGGAAGAGCTGATGCTGTAATGTTTGCTCCTTCAGCAATTTTTGTCTTTGAGATAAAGATCAACAAACCTGCCCAAGAGGCTTTGGCTCAAATAAACGAGAAAGGTTATATGATTCCTTACTCCGCAGATGAAAGAAAAATATATAAAATAGGTATCAGCTTCAGTACTCAAACCAGAACAGTAGAAGACTGGGAATTTGAAGAGGTAAAATAA
- a CDS encoding bifunctional hydroxymethylpyrimidine kinase/phosphomethylpyrimidine kinase — translation MKAKSNILIISDMCGYGKVSAAVQMPILSYMGLDVFNLPTMLISNTFPYGKYAILECTSYIEEALQKWNELGIHFDAITTGFMASERQAKLVARYCREQAALGTDIYVDPVMGDYGKLYGGASESTVRCMKEMLSVSHLCFPNYTEACLLTDSEYKEEGISEKEAYELIDKLRAIGSHSVLITSCIVEGQHAVVGFNHLTEEYFLLPYEEIPVQFPGTGDIFSSIIVGRLKDGDHLRHATRIAMDTLRNWIDINKNDKDKNRGIPIERHLGDL, via the coding sequence ATGAAAGCGAAAAGTAATATCCTTATTATCAGCGACATGTGTGGCTACGGAAAGGTATCTGCCGCTGTTCAGATGCCTATCCTCTCTTATATGGGACTCGACGTGTTCAATCTGCCCACCATGCTCATCAGCAACACCTTCCCATACGGCAAGTACGCCATTCTGGAATGCACTTCGTATATCGAGGAAGCCTTGCAGAAGTGGAACGAACTGGGCATTCATTTCGATGCCATCACTACGGGTTTCATGGCTTCGGAGCGTCAGGCTAAGCTGGTGGCACGCTATTGCAGAGAACAGGCTGCACTGGGCACCGACATCTATGTGGATCCCGTGATGGGCGATTACGGCAAGCTCTATGGTGGAGCCAGTGAGAGTACCGTGAGATGCATGAAGGAGATGCTGAGCGTATCACATCTCTGTTTTCCCAACTATACCGAGGCTTGCCTGCTGACGGATTCGGAATACAAGGAAGAGGGAATCTCGGAGAAGGAAGCCTATGAACTGATAGATAAACTGAGAGCCATCGGTTCCCACTCCGTGCTCATCACCTCATGCATCGTAGAGGGTCAGCATGCCGTGGTAGGTTTCAATCATCTTACAGAAGAGTATTTCCTCCTGCCCTACGAAGAAATCCCTGTTCAGTTCCCGGGCACCGGCGACATCTTCTCCAGCATCATCGTGGGCAGACTGAAGGATGGCGATCATCTCCGCCATGCTACCCGCATCGCCATGGATACCCTGCGCAACTGGATAGACATCAACAAGAATGACAAGGACAAGAACCGAGGAATTCCGATAGAAAGGCATCTGGGGGACTTGTAA
- a CDS encoding radical SAM protein has protein sequence MSTIIYPSPIFGPVNSRRLGVSLGINLMPSDGKVCSFDCVYCECGFNADFRPKKKRPTREEVREGLEKVLKERHDNSQPLDDITFAGNGEPTGHPDFKGIVEDTMELCKKYFPEVQVSVLSNATYIYKEEVREALMLVDNNILKLDTVDMDYIKKLDRPQQPNYDVQDVIKYLKMFKGHVIIQTMFLRGDGLDNTSEHFVAPWLEAVKNIQPQQVMVYTIARETPDKLLEKAPKEVLDAIKDRVEALGIKCTASY, from the coding sequence ATGTCAACGATTATTTATCCATCACCGATATTCGGTCCGGTAAACTCCCGCCGTCTGGGAGTTTCATTGGGCATCAACCTCATGCCATCTGATGGCAAGGTCTGCTCATTCGACTGCGTTTATTGCGAATGCGGATTCAACGCCGACTTCCGTCCTAAGAAGAAGCGCCCTACCCGCGAGGAGGTAAGAGAAGGATTGGAGAAGGTTCTGAAAGAGCGCCACGACAACAGCCAGCCTCTGGATGACATCACCTTCGCCGGAAATGGTGAACCTACGGGACACCCAGACTTCAAGGGCATCGTGGAAGATACGATGGAACTCTGCAAGAAATATTTCCCTGAAGTACAGGTATCTGTACTCAGCAACGCCACCTATATATATAAGGAGGAAGTGAGAGAGGCGCTGATGCTCGTGGATAACAACATCCTGAAACTGGATACCGTGGATATGGATTACATCAAGAAGCTGGACCGCCCTCAGCAGCCTAACTACGACGTGCAGGATGTAATCAAATATCTGAAGATGTTCAAGGGGCACGTCATCATCCAGACCATGTTCCTGAGAGGTGACGGTTTGGACAATACCAGCGAGCATTTCGTAGCTCCTTGGCTGGAGGCAGTGAAAAACATCCAGCCTCAGCAGGTAATGGTTTATACCATCGCCCGCGAAACACCAGACAAGTTGCTGGAAAAGGCACCAAAGGAAGTACTCGATGCCATCAAGGACCGTGTAGAGGCACTGGGCATCAAGTGTACAGCCAGCTATTAA
- a CDS encoding sigma-70 family RNA polymerase sigma factor, with protein MNRKKDIEQLFRQHYAKMYNLARCILSDDDESKDVVSEVFAQILADDVVLVPGSEDGYLMRSVRNRCLNLIARKSVKERVAKLLLDDADVILSEETDERLDRLMLLIEDLEPPIRQLIFRLRYLQEKSYQEVADEVGVSKVTVFNHLSKAMDWIKKQFK; from the coding sequence ATGAACAGAAAAAAGGACATAGAACAGTTATTCCGTCAGCATTATGCGAAGATGTACAATCTGGCCAGATGCATTCTTTCGGATGATGACGAGAGCAAGGATGTGGTGAGTGAAGTATTCGCCCAGATTCTTGCCGATGATGTGGTTCTGGTGCCTGGGAGTGAGGACGGTTACTTGATGCGGAGCGTACGCAACCGCTGTCTCAACCTGATAGCTCGTAAGAGCGTGAAGGAAAGGGTGGCGAAGCTGCTGCTGGATGATGCCGACGTGATTCTCTCTGAAGAGACCGACGAGCGACTCGACCGGCTGATGCTTCTCATCGAAGACCTGGAACCGCCTATCCGGCAACTCATTTTCCGTCTGCGCTATCTTCAGGAGAAATCTTATCAGGAGGTGGCTGATGAAGTGGGAGTGAGCAAGGTGACGGTATTCAACCATCTCTCGAAGGCGATGGACTGGATTAAGAAACAATTTAAATGA
- a CDS encoding DUF4974 domain-containing protein translates to MSKEEKRMMLFDMQEHPEKYTDEQVERLFADEEVKEFFHELAMARMAGKKAKPKNVDVDEAWKEFVQAHLEDKMAIDAGKSKGAYRNRMKIAASIVGIIFLSGVALAAIHNGWLGFPASDQTVDNKAATEQLATTQALPNDSLRAATAENKDSLDMKPVVFDDAELGTILAQLSGFYHVKVEYVDAGAQHIRLFFNWNKTKTLEQNLEILNAFDRIQIEYIDGTLMVK, encoded by the coding sequence ATGAGTAAAGAAGAAAAGCGGATGATGCTCTTTGACATGCAGGAGCATCCCGAGAAATATACCGACGAGCAGGTGGAACGCCTGTTTGCCGATGAGGAAGTGAAGGAGTTCTTCCATGAACTGGCGATGGCGAGAATGGCTGGCAAGAAAGCCAAACCGAAGAATGTGGATGTGGATGAGGCTTGGAAGGAGTTTGTTCAGGCACATCTCGAGGATAAGATGGCGATAGATGCCGGCAAATCCAAAGGCGCTTATCGCAACCGGATGAAGATTGCTGCATCCATCGTCGGCATCATCTTCCTTTCGGGGGTAGCCTTGGCTGCGATTCACAATGGCTGGTTGGGGTTCCCGGCTTCTGATCAGACAGTGGATAACAAGGCTGCGACAGAACAGCTGGCAACAACCCAGGCGCTGCCGAATGACAGTCTTCGTGCTGCAACAGCAGAGAACAAGGATTCGCTTGATATGAAGCCGGTGGTGTTTGATGATGCTGAATTGGGAACCATCCTGGCTCAGTTATCCGGTTTCTATCATGTCAAGGTGGAGTATGTGGATGCCGGTGCCCAGCACATCCGTCTCTTCTTCAACTGGAACAAGACGAAGACTTTGGAGCAGAACCTGGAGATTTTGAATGCTTTCGACCGCATACAGATAGAGTATATTGACGGAACATTGATGGTGAAATAA
- a CDS encoding TonB-dependent receptor family protein, whose product MRDFWKPMPVSGKLIRELLLLFLLLWVQQSYAQRITRQYNNVSFSAALKDLNARQHKYTINFVYDELEDFRVTKSIRNQSVPDAIMQLIGFYPIRMTQVEDNIMVECTQKIPTKMIGRIIDNKKRPVDFANVALLNVRDSSLINGGVTNENGQFVIPCEARKAIVRVSCVGYITASNTFNIGKIGTITLKEATMNLQKVVVKGHRKTFEMTNEGLVTQVKGTPLSEAGTANDVMAQVPSVYGSDGKYRVYGKGEALVYVNGRKLTDEGELDRISSKDIASVTLNNNPGAKYDATVKAVIVIRTNKKQGDGLSGGFTSMARQGHFTSLSEGGNLNWRRGGLDIFGSLYHDLTQRYQHQIDKKTVIKDGEMWQMHSDIGIFPKSKAQIATKIGFNYVFNEKHSIGATYNVNFLPNSTASWPTYQRVMKNGTELESISYDMKWNRKTPPAHYVNAYYRGEFGKWNVVFDNDLVVSQNKAVQNIKEQSSASGESNVNSTNKADNVMAASKLALSYPVGKGKLEGGGEFIYTDRKETYNNVEQIIASTDDHIRENKLAGFLTYYLPLGKIDLEAGLRYEHTVSDYYEKGIWIDGQSRWYDKLFPNASLSFPIGKANFSLDYTMKTRRPSYQELSSNMQYDDVFTYEKGNPLLKPEIIHDITFAGLYKWVYLNFSFQHINDFIVNTIDLQPGEGKPLNILTNVNRSHMNTYTAVLSLSPSIGIWSPRLSLVLMGQNFEMVHYGQMLKLNNPLLMTNWFNSFSISKGYILTADMIGHTSGDNTIATLKPSFQLNLGITKKFKQWTFQFQATDVFCTARNSMFTYGTSMLLDKWNYSDSQAVKLTISYRFNSVNSKYKGTGAGNEEKSRL is encoded by the coding sequence ATGAGAGATTTTTGGAAACCAATGCCCGTTAGCGGCAAGCTTATCAGAGAGCTTCTGCTTCTCTTCCTGTTGCTTTGGGTTCAGCAGTCTTATGCCCAGCGCATTACCCGACAATATAATAATGTGTCGTTCTCTGCGGCGTTGAAGGATTTGAACGCCCGCCAGCATAAGTACACCATCAACTTTGTGTATGATGAACTGGAAGATTTCAGGGTAACCAAGAGCATCCGAAACCAGAGTGTTCCCGATGCCATCATGCAGCTGATTGGATTCTATCCCATCAGGATGACGCAGGTGGAGGATAATATCATGGTAGAGTGTACGCAGAAGATTCCCACCAAGATGATAGGCCGCATCATCGACAATAAGAAACGCCCTGTAGATTTCGCCAATGTAGCCCTGCTGAATGTTCGTGATTCTTCATTGATAAATGGTGGCGTGACGAATGAGAATGGCCAGTTCGTGATTCCCTGCGAAGCCAGAAAGGCAATAGTAAGAGTAAGTTGTGTGGGCTATATTACGGCAAGCAATACCTTTAATATAGGTAAGATAGGGACAATAACTCTGAAAGAGGCAACAATGAACCTGCAGAAGGTGGTTGTGAAAGGACATCGTAAAACCTTTGAGATGACGAATGAAGGACTTGTTACTCAGGTGAAAGGAACACCTTTGAGCGAAGCTGGTACTGCCAACGATGTTATGGCGCAAGTGCCGAGTGTTTATGGCAGTGATGGAAAATATCGTGTTTATGGCAAGGGTGAAGCATTGGTATATGTGAATGGAAGGAAGTTGACGGATGAGGGGGAACTGGATAGAATAAGTTCCAAAGACATCGCCTCCGTAACTCTCAACAACAATCCTGGAGCAAAATATGATGCTACGGTAAAGGCTGTCATTGTGATTAGAACGAATAAGAAACAAGGTGATGGACTGAGCGGTGGGTTTACTTCTATGGCTCGGCAGGGACATTTTACATCTTTGTCTGAGGGCGGTAATTTAAACTGGCGTAGAGGAGGACTGGATATATTTGGAAGTCTTTATCATGATTTGACGCAAAGGTATCAGCATCAGATAGATAAAAAGACTGTCATTAAAGATGGAGAAATGTGGCAAATGCATAGCGACATCGGGATATTCCCCAAAAGCAAAGCCCAAATTGCCACAAAGATAGGTTTCAATTATGTCTTCAATGAGAAACATTCCATAGGTGCTACTTATAATGTAAACTTTTTACCCAATAGTACTGCTTCATGGCCTACATATCAACGTGTAATGAAGAATGGGACAGAGTTGGAATCCATATCTTATGATATGAAATGGAATCGCAAGACGCCTCCTGCTCATTATGTGAATGCTTATTATCGGGGAGAATTCGGAAAATGGAATGTCGTTTTTGATAATGACTTGGTTGTTAGCCAGAACAAGGCTGTGCAGAATATTAAGGAGCAGAGTAGTGCTTCTGGTGAAAGCAATGTTAACAGCACAAACAAGGCGGACAATGTAATGGCTGCTTCTAAATTGGCGCTGTCTTATCCTGTTGGGAAAGGAAAGCTAGAAGGTGGTGGTGAGTTTATCTATACAGACCGCAAGGAAACTTACAACAATGTGGAACAGATAATAGCTTCTACAGATGACCATATCAGGGAAAATAAGTTGGCTGGATTCTTGACCTATTATCTTCCATTGGGAAAAATTGATTTAGAAGCAGGTCTGAGGTATGAACATACCGTTTCTGATTATTATGAGAAAGGAATCTGGATTGATGGACAAAGTCGTTGGTATGATAAATTGTTTCCGAATGCAAGTTTATCATTTCCGATAGGCAAAGCCAATTTCTCGTTGGATTATACGATGAAGACTCGTCGTCCGTCTTATCAGGAATTGAGCAGCAATATGCAATATGATGACGTCTTCACTTATGAAAAGGGAAATCCTCTTCTGAAGCCTGAAATTATCCATGACATAACCTTCGCAGGATTATACAAATGGGTATATTTAAATTTCAGTTTTCAACATATCAATGACTTCATAGTGAATACGATAGATTTGCAGCCGGGTGAAGGTAAACCGCTCAACATTCTAACGAATGTCAATCGTTCCCACATGAATACATATACGGCAGTTCTATCATTGTCGCCAAGTATAGGGATTTGGTCTCCTCGCTTGTCTTTGGTATTGATGGGACAGAATTTTGAAATGGTTCATTATGGGCAAATGCTTAAGTTGAACAATCCGTTGTTGATGACCAATTGGTTTAATTCTTTCTCTATTTCAAAAGGTTATATACTGACGGCTGATATGATAGGGCATACTTCTGGTGATAATACGATAGCAACCCTGAAGCCGAGTTTTCAGTTGAATTTGGGAATAACAAAGAAGTTTAAACAATGGACTTTTCAATTTCAGGCAACGGATGTCTTTTGTACAGCTCGTAACTCTATGTTTACCTATGGTACAAGTATGTTGCTCGATAAATGGAACTATAGCGATTCGCAAGCTGTTAAGCTAACTATAAGCTATCGTTTCAACTCTGTTAACAGCAAGTACAAAGGCACAGGAGCCGGCAATGAAGAAAAGAGCCGCTTGTAG
- a CDS encoding helix-turn-helix domain-containing protein, which produces MRRSKILEERRKHVDPEIRRSVDLSFQIVDRIHDILVSKGMKQKDLALLLGKREAEISKWMRGTHNFTIDTLVSIEDALQAPILNVVHQDLEICV; this is translated from the coding sequence ATGAGAAGAAGTAAGATTTTAGAAGAACGCCGCAAACATGTTGATCCTGAGATTCGCCGGTCTGTAGATTTGTCTTTCCAAATCGTAGATAGGATACATGACATTCTGGTTTCTAAAGGGATGAAGCAGAAAGACCTAGCCCTTCTACTCGGAAAACGGGAAGCGGAAATAAGCAAGTGGATGCGGGGAACACATAATTTTACAATAGACACTCTTGTATCTATTGAGGATGCTCTCCAAGCTCCGATATTAAATGTCGTCCATCAGGATTTAGAAATATGTGTATAA
- a CDS encoding RNA polymerase sigma factor, whose protein sequence is MTEENEQRMERLFHDHYEQMYRFAFALLHDNEEARDVVSDVFSRLWDKQLVPDRAYLMRSVKNACINLIARKKRDERLKRLLPLSEEKLTGEEPSRLEERWQAAVDCIDHDLTDQTASVIRLCYREGMSYKDTAEELGISVSAVNKHIVKGLRTLREKLKGK, encoded by the coding sequence ATGACAGAAGAAAATGAACAGCGGATGGAACGGCTGTTCCACGACCATTACGAGCAGATGTATCGCTTCGCCTTTGCCTTGCTCCATGATAATGAGGAGGCGAGGGATGTTGTGAGTGACGTGTTCTCCAGATTGTGGGATAAACAGCTGGTTCCAGACCGGGCTTACTTGATGCGGAGCGTGAAGAATGCCTGCATCAATCTCATAGCCAGAAAGAAGAGAGATGAAAGACTGAAACGGCTTCTCCCTCTCTCGGAAGAGAAATTGACGGGGGAAGAACCTTCTCGTCTGGAAGAGCGATGGCAGGCTGCCGTGGATTGCATCGACCACGACCTGACCGACCAGACTGCTTCCGTCATCCGATTGTGCTATCGGGAAGGAATGTCGTATAAGGATACGGCGGAGGAGCTGGGCATCAGCGTCTCGGCAGTGAACAAGCATATCGTGAAAGGTTTGCGAACGCTCAGAGAAAAGTTGAAAGGTAAATAG
- a CDS encoding DUF4974 domain-containing protein produces MKHELSDIDPQKMDSQKWDMLLDFLEHPEKYSETQKDELLGDEEVNELYQQVVETRQSLDFAKSKEGMKMPSIDAEWEKLQDEMKLKEEKQQKEEKQQKEEKQQKEEMSQNAETQQTAKSFPLWSPMRKVAAVAAVLVVSGITFAAIHLVTRSHQPSDKNNTELVASRKDSIQQVSAPQKSNIEEKTDSASLAQLPLVYENAELQNILTPIAGHFHLQVTYQNESARHIRLFLQLEKNMSLDDIIELMNHFEKVNIRHEGQTLIVE; encoded by the coding sequence ATGAAACATGAACTATCTGACATAGATCCTCAGAAGATGGATTCTCAGAAATGGGATATGCTCCTCGATTTCCTGGAGCATCCCGAAAAGTATTCCGAAACCCAAAAGGATGAACTTCTGGGCGATGAAGAAGTGAACGAACTCTATCAGCAGGTGGTAGAGACCCGACAGTCTCTGGATTTCGCCAAGTCGAAGGAAGGGATGAAGATGCCTTCGATTGATGCAGAATGGGAGAAGCTGCAAGATGAGATGAAGCTGAAAGAAGAAAAGCAGCAGAAAGAAGAAAAGCAGCAGAAAGAAGAAAAGCAGCAGAAAGAAGAGATGAGTCAGAATGCAGAAACCCAGCAAACCGCCAAATCGTTTCCTCTCTGGAGCCCGATGAGAAAGGTGGCTGCCGTTGCTGCCGTCCTTGTCGTCTCCGGCATCACCTTTGCTGCCATTCATCTGGTAACCCGTTCCCATCAGCCATCTGATAAGAACAATACCGAACTCGTGGCATCCCGAAAGGATTCTATCCAGCAGGTTTCTGCTCCTCAGAAATCCAACATAGAAGAAAAGACAGATTCTGCAAGTCTTGCCCAGCTCCCATTGGTTTACGAAAACGCTGAGCTTCAGAATATCCTGACTCCTATTGCCGGGCATTTCCATCTCCAGGTAACTTATCAGAACGAGTCGGCTCGCCACATCCGTCTCTTCCTGCAACTGGAGAAGAACATGAGTCTGGATGATATCATCGAACTGATGAATCATTTTGAGAAAGTGAATATTCGTCATGAAGGTCAAACTTTAATCGTGGAATAA